A genome region from Pseudomonas anguilliseptica includes the following:
- a CDS encoding tetratricopeptide repeat protein produces MPRAITRLPIAATTAPRLPTRVALWLLGSPRLGHAPSVKRFAGHLLKQPALQGVVQAQSRLGQMLCRDCGNPRDRRIGFELLRQAARAGDMGGQLELGQLYSQPRNNEPQQARHWLELAAGQGSPEAQQLLKQL; encoded by the coding sequence ATGCCTCGCGCAATCACTCGACTACCTATCGCTGCAACCACTGCTCCTCGCCTGCCCACCCGTGTGGCACTCTGGCTACTGGGCAGCCCTCGACTCGGTCATGCCCCCAGCGTCAAACGCTTTGCTGGCCACCTGCTCAAGCAACCTGCCTTGCAGGGCGTAGTGCAGGCACAGAGTCGGCTTGGGCAAATGCTCTGCCGTGATTGCGGCAACCCACGTGATCGGCGCATCGGTTTTGAACTGCTGCGCCAGGCCGCCCGCGCCGGTGATATGGGGGGCCAGCTGGAGCTCGGCCAACTCTATAGTCAGCCGCGCAACAATGAACCGCAGCAGGCCCGCCACTGGCTGGAGCTGGCAGCGGGGCAGGGTTCGCCAGAGGCGCAGCAACTGCTTAAACAGCTTTAG
- a CDS encoding RES family NAD+ phosphorylase, giving the protein MDIWQHCQGPAQIKPLRGRLVRLVESQAQVATLQLVDTLAEQALLEELLETSKPPLPQNAEPLHYLLKTPFRYPPLRWGSRFGSVHEPSLFYGALRIDTAMAEAAYYRFLLWDGMSIAPPSGRILSEHCTFEARYQVERGIQLQHPPFADFQAELCHASAYEHCQALGAAMRGAGVEAFEYRSARCPQKGNNVALFVPGALAEKRPRNLLSWLCETTDDYVAFKNAQVPDTPRVFRLDAYQVDGRLPRPA; this is encoded by the coding sequence ATGGATATCTGGCAACACTGCCAAGGCCCGGCTCAGATCAAACCGCTGCGTGGGCGCCTGGTGCGTCTGGTCGAGAGTCAGGCCCAGGTCGCCACTTTGCAATTGGTCGATACCCTTGCCGAACAGGCGTTGCTTGAGGAGTTGCTGGAAACCAGCAAACCGCCGCTGCCGCAGAATGCCGAGCCGCTGCATTACCTGCTGAAAACCCCGTTCCGTTATCCGCCGCTGCGCTGGGGCTCGCGCTTTGGTTCGGTGCACGAGCCGAGCCTGTTCTATGGCGCGCTGCGCATCGACACCGCCATGGCCGAGGCGGCGTATTACCGCTTTCTGCTCTGGGATGGCATGAGCATCGCGCCCCCCAGTGGGCGCATCCTTTCCGAGCATTGCACCTTCGAGGCGCGCTATCAGGTTGAGCGCGGCATTCAGTTGCAGCATCCGCCGTTTGCGGATTTCCAGGCCGAACTCTGTCATGCCAGCGCTTATGAGCATTGCCAGGCATTGGGTGCAGCCATGCGCGGGGCGGGGGTTGAGGCGTTCGAGTACCGTTCGGCGCGCTGCCCGCAGAAGGGCAACAACGTTGCGCTATTCGTTCCAGGCGCGCTGGCAGAAAAGCGCCCGCGTAACCTGCTGAGCTGGCTGTGCGAGACCACCGACGACTATGTCGCCTTCAAGAATGCCCAGGTTCCGGACACCCCTAGAGTCTTTCGCCTGGATGCCTATCAGGTGGATGGCCGCCTACCGCGCCCGGCATAG
- a CDS encoding antitoxin Xre/MbcA/ParS toxin-binding domain-containing protein, which produces MSALIRPVADADAVLAKALLNTREQLGLTQQELADIIGVHRTAISRWAEGGLRVHSKTGELALLLVRVYRSLFALFGGNLLDMQHFLRTDNRHLDAPPLSLMMQVQGLVRVVEYLDAIRGKG; this is translated from the coding sequence ATGAGCGCATTGATTCGACCGGTTGCCGACGCCGATGCGGTGCTGGCCAAAGCGCTGCTCAATACCCGTGAACAGCTGGGCCTGACCCAGCAGGAACTGGCGGACATCATTGGTGTACACCGCACAGCGATCTCGCGTTGGGCTGAGGGTGGCCTGCGCGTGCACAGCAAAACCGGTGAATTGGCCTTGTTGCTGGTCCGTGTATACCGCTCGCTGTTTGCCCTGTTTGGCGGCAATTTGCTGGATATGCAGCATTTTCTGCGCACCGACAACCGCCATCTGGATGCGCCGCCCTTATCCCTGATGATGCAGGTGCAGGGGTTGGTAAGGGTGGTGGAGTATCTCGATGCGATTCGTGGCAAAGGCTAG
- a CDS encoding intermembrane phospholipid transport protein YdbH family protein produces the protein MPSRRTWLRLISCLILLLVLLSAYGYLSLSRLLEREQIENFEWRGLGLSTQGIQLDQLSLQHPSGVVQLQQLQLRWSGFSLALPFWQQVQITGLQLNLPSQPEPTTDDSTDFAFPLEQLAAVISLLPQHLQVDALQIELPCAETRCQLLGDLLLFKDAAQLDAQLNLQHQQDQLSWHAQLQGDATTAALQLSLAINQQAQLQLSSSLQQSGTGQLWQGDFSGDLQQSAVLQSWLGQWLPSAAGTLPEAPTAAQLKASWQLQLAPGPLNLAQLQQASGQLQASAKLPEPWPIPALGQLQGSFDLSAQALDGQWLADSLNADLNLKQIANDLISDVPAELYPETLQLTIQATETPNNLAAQLVDRALPLQLLLKGQGRSQFELQGTLALANGLPWALQLLDGSLNASTPAFQLEGWKIGALQTQLQLDAYLDPQQLHLALGKGAQLSLQHLRSTDVQAQQLKASSSGLQLQAQLAAGELLDWQLEGPLDFSAQLQHEQLQPQHWYWQGPLTANPLQAELDGTLRNDAGLQLKLQAQYYSAKGLSLQAQLAELFLRSGNPLKDSFTAWPALLDLNNGRLNANASLTLASDQQLPTVKLDLTGKGLGGIYDRTTLEGLDSRISVRVDPKQLQLELSELRLAQANPGIPLGPVQLSGSYSAALQTPTRSQLKLHQAEAALMGGTLELAAGQWSLAAEPMLFPIQVQGLELEQLFILYPTEGLAGTGTLDGRLPLQISSQGVTIEQGQLTAREPGGRLQFHSERIRALGRSNQAMQLVTQSLEDFRFTTLSSQVNYDQQGKLALAMRLEGQNPAIEQGRPIHFNINLEEDIPTLLASLQLTDKVSDIIRQRVQQRMLERNANTAPTER, from the coding sequence ATGCCCAGCCGGCGCACCTGGCTGCGACTTATCAGTTGCCTGATTTTACTGCTCGTCCTGCTCAGCGCTTATGGCTACCTGAGCCTGAGCCGCCTGCTCGAACGCGAGCAGATCGAGAACTTCGAGTGGCGAGGCCTAGGCCTATCCACCCAGGGTATCCAGCTTGACCAGCTCAGCCTGCAGCACCCCAGCGGCGTAGTGCAGCTGCAACAGCTGCAATTGCGCTGGAGTGGATTCAGTCTGGCGCTGCCCTTCTGGCAGCAGGTACAGATCACCGGCCTGCAACTGAATCTGCCCTCTCAACCCGAGCCAACAACTGACGACAGCACGGATTTTGCGTTTCCACTGGAGCAACTCGCCGCAGTTATCAGCTTATTGCCGCAACACCTGCAGGTCGATGCACTGCAGATCGAGCTACCTTGCGCCGAAACACGCTGCCAACTGCTGGGCGATCTGCTGCTGTTTAAAGACGCTGCACAGCTTGATGCTCAGCTCAATTTGCAACATCAACAGGACCAACTGAGCTGGCACGCGCAATTGCAGGGCGACGCCACAACAGCAGCGCTGCAGCTGAGCCTGGCGATCAATCAGCAAGCGCAACTGCAGCTCAGCAGCAGCCTGCAACAGAGCGGCACCGGACAACTCTGGCAAGGTGACTTCAGCGGCGACTTGCAGCAAAGCGCGGTGCTGCAAAGCTGGCTAGGCCAGTGGCTACCCAGTGCCGCAGGCACACTGCCTGAGGCTCCGACGGCAGCGCAGCTGAAGGCAAGCTGGCAATTGCAGCTTGCCCCTGGCCCCCTTAATTTGGCGCAGCTGCAGCAGGCCAGCGGCCAGTTGCAAGCCAGCGCCAAGCTGCCTGAGCCCTGGCCAATTCCCGCTCTCGGTCAATTGCAGGGCAGCTTCGATTTGTCCGCCCAGGCGCTGGATGGCCAGTGGCTGGCCGATAGCCTGAACGCCGACCTCAACCTCAAGCAGATTGCCAATGACCTTATCAGCGACGTACCGGCAGAGCTGTATCCCGAAACGCTGCAGCTGACGATCCAGGCCACTGAAACGCCCAACAACCTGGCTGCACAGCTGGTTGATCGCGCCCTGCCCCTGCAACTGCTGTTAAAGGGCCAGGGGCGCAGCCAATTTGAACTGCAGGGTACGCTGGCCCTGGCCAATGGTTTGCCCTGGGCCTTGCAGCTGCTGGACGGCAGCCTTAACGCGTCCACCCCAGCATTTCAGCTGGAGGGCTGGAAGATCGGCGCGCTGCAGACGCAGTTGCAACTCGACGCCTATCTGGATCCGCAGCAGTTGCATCTCGCCCTTGGCAAAGGCGCACAGCTCAGCCTGCAACATCTGCGCAGTACGGATGTGCAGGCCCAGCAACTCAAAGCCAGCAGCAGTGGACTGCAACTGCAGGCCCAACTGGCAGCAGGCGAGCTGCTCGACTGGCAGCTAGAAGGTCCTCTCGATTTCAGTGCACAACTGCAACATGAGCAATTGCAGCCCCAGCACTGGTACTGGCAAGGCCCTTTGACCGCCAACCCACTGCAGGCGGAGCTGGACGGCACACTGCGCAACGATGCCGGGCTGCAACTCAAGCTGCAGGCGCAATACTACAGCGCCAAGGGCCTGAGCCTGCAAGCGCAACTGGCGGAACTGTTTCTGCGCAGCGGCAACCCGTTAAAAGACAGCTTCACGGCATGGCCAGCCCTACTGGATCTGAACAACGGGCGCCTGAATGCCAACGCCAGCCTGACCCTGGCCAGCGATCAACAGCTGCCCACGGTCAAACTCGACCTCACCGGCAAGGGCCTGGGCGGGATTTATGACCGCACCACGCTGGAGGGTTTGGACAGCCGTATCAGTGTGCGAGTCGACCCCAAACAGCTGCAGCTTGAATTGAGCGAGCTGCGCCTGGCTCAGGCCAACCCCGGTATACCGCTAGGCCCGGTGCAGCTCAGCGGCAGCTACAGCGCCGCGTTGCAAACACCGACCCGAAGCCAGCTGAAGCTGCACCAGGCCGAAGCAGCGCTGATGGGCGGCACGTTAGAACTGGCAGCCGGACAATGGAGCCTGGCCGCCGAGCCGATGCTGTTTCCCATACAGGTGCAGGGCCTGGAACTTGAGCAGCTGTTTATCCTCTACCCCACAGAGGGGCTGGCAGGCACCGGCACCCTCGATGGTCGTCTGCCGCTGCAGATCAGTAGCCAGGGTGTGACCATCGAACAAGGCCAGCTGACAGCACGCGAACCCGGTGGGCGTTTGCAATTTCACTCCGAACGTATCCGCGCCTTGGGCCGCAGCAACCAGGCGATGCAGCTGGTGACTCAATCGCTGGAGGATTTTCGCTTTACGACTCTGAGCAGCCAGGTCAACTACGATCAGCAAGGCAAGTTGGCGCTGGCCATGCGCCTGGAGGGACAAAACCCGGCCATCGAACAGGGCCGACCGATCCACTTCAATATCAACCTGGAAGAAGATATCCCTACTCTGCTGGCCAGCCTGCAACTGACCGACAAAGTCAGCGATATCATCAGGCAGCGCGTGCAACAGCGTATGCTGGAACGCAATGCCAACACGGCCCCGACAGAGCGATGA
- a CDS encoding YnbE family lipoprotein, with translation MRLRSCFAVLLLGLLSTACTPTVQLAMPNEPININLNVKIEHEIYIKVDKALDSMFSESSGLF, from the coding sequence ATGCGCTTGCGTAGTTGTTTCGCCGTCCTGCTACTGGGGCTGCTCAGTACGGCCTGCACCCCGACCGTACAGCTGGCGATGCCCAATGAGCCGATCAACATCAACCTGAATGTAAAGATCGAGCACGAAATCTATATCAAGGTGGATAAAGCCCTGGACAGCATGTTCAGCGAATCCAGCGGATTGTTCTAA
- a CDS encoding YdbL family protein, translating into MNLYKRLASLLLLLSLSLPAVALNLNEAMSALGDAKASGQLGEMPNGYLGVVSNAGQAAEIAQLINQARRTEYQKLAAQNGIQLSDVEAIAGQKAIDKTPAGQYIQLEGKWQRK; encoded by the coding sequence ATGAACCTCTATAAACGCCTTGCCAGCCTGTTACTGCTGCTCAGCCTGAGCCTGCCGGCCGTAGCCCTGAACCTTAACGAAGCCATGTCCGCCCTGGGCGACGCAAAAGCCAGCGGCCAGTTGGGCGAAATGCCCAATGGCTATCTCGGCGTGGTGAGTAACGCTGGCCAGGCCGCCGAAATCGCCCAGTTAATCAACCAGGCGCGCCGTACCGAATACCAGAAGCTGGCGGCGCAGAACGGCATCCAGCTCAGCGATGTGGAAGCGATTGCCGGGCAGAAAGCCATCGACAAGACACCGGCAGGGCAATACATCCAGCTTGAAGGTAAGTGGCAGCGCAAATAA